A single region of the Lycium barbarum isolate Lr01 chromosome 2, ASM1917538v2, whole genome shotgun sequence genome encodes:
- the LOC132627510 gene encoding uncharacterized protein LOC132627510, translating into MPPPGDPSGDVADTSTGGHCTCSSTEDEIQNQNQNCQHCRRSTLPSSSSSCSLLSLESYPVQDYDKLWRIYSASIKGFTIGAGLKGGLAIFALLSRLRRRKSLSSAKKAQMVSSSEDVSFALKETLRYGLFLGTFAGTFVSVDEIVSAWGGHRRTAKWRALLAGAIAGPSMLLTGNTQHTSLAIYILMRATVLASRCGIKSKRFGRICKPLTWAHGDIFLMCLSSSQILSAYILKQDSLHPSYKSFLNKHGGKAQVILQGVRDLACGRSVVNLDAIENHYKSNGVDIKLDPQMKVPCSIVHENQGCGAHFISFLIQAYKRALPVYLPVYLVPALIVHRQDLLKRPNTILAKGLLGTARSSLFLSVYCSSAWLWTCLLFRLFKRCNIPMVVLGTFPTGLALAIEKKSRRMEISLYCLARALESFVTCMTDVGYLPQSEKLKRADVVIFSTATAIIMHCYAMERDVFKSKYLNVLDWVFGVPLPPYETTPRKKR; encoded by the exons ATGCCGCCGCCCGGTGACCCGTCCGGCGACGTAGCTGACACCTCCACCGGCGGCCACTGCACGTGCTCTTCCACCGAAGATGAAATCCAAAACCAAAATCAAAACTGCCAGCATTGCAGGCGATCAACTCTCCCTTCCTCATCATCATCTTGCTCTTTGCTTAGCCTGGAATCTTATCCTGTTCAGGACTATGATAAGCTTTGGAGAATTTATAGTGCTTCAATTAAAGGATTCACTATAGGTGCTGGCCTTAAAGGTGGCCTCGCTATCTTCGCTCTTCTCTCTCGCCTACGACGGAGAAAATCCTTGTCCTCTGCCAA AAAGGCGCAAATGGTCTCCAGCAGCGAAGATGTAAGTTTCGCACTAAAAGAAACTCTAAGATATGGTCTATTCCTTGGCACTTTCGCTGGTACATTTGTATCAGTTGATGAAATTGTATCCGCTTGGGGAGGTCATCGAAG GACAGCTAAGTGGAGAGCATTGTTAGCGGGTGCAATTGCAGGGCCATCAATGCTTCTTACTGGTAACACACAGCATACGAGCTTGGCGATTTACATTCTTATGCGTGCGACTGTGTTGGCATCGCGTTGTGGAATAAAAAGTAAGCGGTTTGGGCGTATATGCAAGCCTTTAACTTGGGCTCATGGAGACATTTTCCTTATGTGTCTATCCTCTTCACAGATCCT GTCCGCTTATATATTGAAGCAAGATAGTCTGCATCCATCTTACAAATCCTTTCTCAACAAACATGGTGGCAAAGCTCAGGTTATCCTGCAGGGTGTGAGAGACCTGGCATGTGGGAGGTCTGTAGTGAATTTGGATGCAATAGAGAATCATTACAAGTCCAATGGTGTTGACATCAAACTGGATCCTCAAATGAAAGTACCCTGCTCG ATAGTACATGAGAATCAAGGATGTGGTGCACATTTTATTTCTTTTCTAATTCAAGCCTACAAGAGAGCTTTGCCTGTTTACCTTCCAGTTTATTTAGTTCCTGCACTCATTGTACATCGTCAAGACCTCTTGAAAAG ACCTAACACAATTTTGGCAAAGGGTCTCCTGGGTACAGCAAGGTCTAGTCTATTTCTCTCCGTATATTGTTCATCTGCCTG GTTATGGACATGTCTTCTCTTCAGGCTGTTCAAGAGATGTAATATCCCCATGGTTGTACTGGGAACG TTCCCTACTGGTCTGGCCCTGGCAATTGAGAAGAAGAGCAGAAGGATGGAGATCTCTCTCTACTGCCTCGCTCGGGCACTTGAGAGTTTCGTCACATGCATGACCGATGTTGGTTATTTGCCTCAGTCTGAAAAATTAAAGAGAGCTGATGTGGTGATCTTTAGCACCGCAACTGCAATTATCATGCATTGTTATGCTATGGAGAGGGATGTATTTAAATCCAAGTACTTGAATGTTCTTGATTGGGTGTTCGGTGTGCCTCTTCCCCCCTATGAAACCACTCCTCGCAAGAAAAGGTGA
- the LOC132627511 gene encoding multifunctional methyltransferase subunit TRM112 homolog A-like yields MRLLTHNMLSSNIKGVVNGFPLKIEVVKVVEKEVDFNIDFLKNMFHKVEWKALAEASRTMGYTELPENVDAAMLDSDDFLHRFHHALLELHLEEGALVCPETGRKFPVQKGIPNMLLHEDEV; encoded by the coding sequence ATGAGGCTGTTAACTCACAATATGTTATCATCAAACATCAAGGGAGTCGTAAATGGATTCCCGTTAAAGATCGAGGTTGTGAAAGTGGTGGAGAAAGAGGTTGATTTTAATATCGACTTTCTCAAGAACATGTTCCATAAGGTTGAATGGAAGGCACTGGCAGAAGCTTCTAGAACCATGGGTTACACTGAGCTGCCTGAAAATGTTGATGCAGCTATGCTGGACTCTGATGATTTTCTACATAGGTTTCATCATGCTCTTCTTGAACTTCATCTTGAAGAAGGTGCTTTGGTTTGTCCTGAGACTGGCAGGAAATTTCCTGTCCAAAAGGGGATTCCTAATATGCTCCTTCATGAAGATGAGGtttga